Below is a genomic region from Neomonachus schauinslandi chromosome 2, ASM220157v2, whole genome shotgun sequence.
GTAGAAGGTGCAGTAGCAGGGGAAAATGTTCACAATGTCatggtcaaataaaaaaaaaggtaggttGTAAAAAGCTCATGTATCCTATAAGcccaaatttatttgtttatttatttttaaagatttttgtttcttttttggagagacagagagcatgagtgggggggaggggtggtcagagggagagggacaagcagaacaGGGAGTCCCATGCAgagctcgaccccaggaccccgggtccgtgacctgagccaaaggcagacgcttaaccaactgagccacccaggtgccccccaaatttatttttatttttattttattttattttttttaaagattttatttatttatttgacagagagagacacagtgagagagggaacacaagcagggggagtgggagagggagaagcaggcttcccacagagcagggagcctgaagtggggctcgatcccaggactctgggatcatgacctgagctgaaggcagacgcttaacgactgagccacccaggcgtccccccaaatttatttttaaaaaacacatttaacgTTTAGAGTAACGATTAAGGAAATATATCAAGACGTTAAGTGTTATTTCAACTTTGCAGTACAAgtaattttgattttcttcttggtGCTTTTTGACATGTTCGTAGCTGAGTGTAGACTGGAGCCAGACTACCCGGATTTAGGTCCCAGGCTCTACCACATACTAGCTGTAtaagttacttcacttctctgtgcctcagttttaccctttataaaatggagatgatgctGATGATGATAGTATTGGTCTTCTTGGGTTGtgttaaggattaaatgagtgaatacatgtaaaatgcttagtgTAGTGCTCGGTCATAGTACACACTATAATTgttacctattattttttttaaagattttatttatttatttgagacagagagaatgagagacagagagcatgagagggaagagggtcagagggagaagcagaccccctgccgagcagggagcctgatgcgggactcgatcccggggctccaggatcacgacctgagctgaaggcagtcgcttaaccaactgaaccacccaggcgcccctaaatctatcttttttttttaaaagattttatttatttatttatttgagagagagaatgagatagagagagcatgagaggggggagggtcagagggagaagcagactccctgctgagtagggagcccgatgtgggagtcaatcccgggaccctgggatcatgacctgagccaaaggcagccgcccaaccaactgagccacccaggtgcccctgttacctattatttttaaaatttgctttgggGAACATTGAAAACTTTTatactcagaaaagaaaaaggaataattagtttaaacaaaataatttgtttaaacaaaagaaaggaacCAAGTTCTTGCAAGAAGGCCAAAATAGTGAAAGAGAAAAGTAAGTATCACTCGAAAAACTACCCACTGGCTGCCCCCAAAGTTAATACTGAGGACAGGAATTGGATAATTATCCTTGTAATTTACGGACTAAATTCACTTTGGTCCAATCGCCTAGAAAATCAGGGGGAAGAAATAACTTTTAATCCAGTGACCTAGATGGAGGGTCAATCCTCTTTGGGATGTGGGTGGTCCATTGCTGGCTGGCTGAAGAGGCTGAGGGGGGCAGTCTGGGGGTCCGCGTGCAGTGTGGGAGAAGACTGTAGGAGGTGGTCCAGACGGAAGACTTCCCCTTTTCCAGCAGAGTTCCAGTTCTGGGCCGCCTGAGCTAGATCATTCACGCCATTGACCATTCTTCAGGTACTTACGCGGTGCCTGCTATGGGAGATTTTAGAGGGGTGAGGTCAAGACAATCGTTTCAATTATCCAGTAATGATAGCTACTAATTGTTGACCACTTCCTGTTTGTGGGTGCTCTGTTCTAAAAACACCAGGAATTTTCTCACTTAGTCTTTCCTAGCCCTGGAAGGTTAGTGTGAATAGCGCCCTCATTTAATAGATGGGGAGCCTGAGCCCAGACAGTTAACTGGCGCAGGGTCAGAAAGCTTATAAGGTACGGGCTGCATTTCAACCCCTGGgccaccatgacctgagccaaaggcagacgcttaaccgactgggccacccaggtgccccccaaatttatttttattttattttttaatttttaatttttttaatttttttaagattttatttatttgcgagagagagaatgagagagagcatgagagggaggagggtcagagggagaagcagactccccgctgagcagggagccNNNNNNNNNNggaggagggtcagagggagaagcagactccccgctgagcagggagcccgatgtgggactcgatcccgggactccaggatcatgacctgagccgaaggcagtcgcttaaccgactgagccactcaggcgcccacccccaaatttatttttaaaaaacacatttgagTATGTGTGTAGAGTAACGATTAAGGAAATATATCAAGACGTTAAGTGTTATTTCAACTTTGCAGTACGAGTAATTTTGACAGAGGGCTTAACACTCCTCTGTTCCGTCTCTGCCTCCGTTCAGCTTCCTTTGGCTCCAGAAATCAGAAGGAGCCAAATGTCTTCATTACATTCTTTTCCTCCTGTCTCTGAGACCTGACTCCTACCTTTTTACCCTCCCTTACCCCCATGCCCCGAACAGAAGCCCATTTGTCTCATTCCACTGTCCAGAGTTGGGAAATACTTTTTTGAATAACATGGAGACAATTCCCTTGGTGTTGGTGCCTTCCCTGAATAGTACTCTTGCCTCTAAAGATACCAGAGGCCAGGAGACCAGCCCTTAATGGagacacattttgttttttaagtttttaaaaatgttttaattgtggGGAAATATGCagaacataaaacttaccatcttaaccatttttaagtgtactgttCAGTAGCGTTAAGTGCATTCATGGTGTTGTGCAAACAATCTCCGcaactcttttcatcttgaaaaactaaaactctatatccattaaacactaactccccattctcccccagcccctggcccccatcattctattttctgtctctcggAATCTGACTACTTTAgggacctcatgtaagtggagtcagatattatttatctttttgtgactaCCTTTATTTCACTTACGATAATGCCCTCAACGTTCATCCATACTGTCATGTGTCCTGTGTGaggatctccttcctttttaaggctgagcaatgttccattgtgtgtctACACCACATTTTGGTTATCcgttcatccatcagtggacactagagttgcttctgccttttggctattgtgaataatgctgttaagAACATGCGTGTGCACATCTCTTAGAGACCCTGCTTTCTGTACTTTTGGGTATGGACCtggaagtggaactgctggatcatatggtatttctatgttCAGACTGTCGAGAAGCCGCCATGCTGTTCCATGCATCAGCTGCCccattttctcacatttctttaCATCTGTCCCCATTTTCCAGCTCACGAGGGTTCCAATATCACTACGGAGGAACATTTCTCCCTGCGGTACCCTAATGCCCTCTCGTTTCTCTTGGGGCACAGGTCAGTCCATTGTGGGCTGTAAGGCCATCCTCATCGACGACCAGGTTTTCGTGGTGGTGGCCCAGCTCTTCGGCGGCTCTCACATCTACAAATACGATGAGAGCTGGACCAAGTTTGTCAAATTCCAGGACATCGAAGTCTCTCGCATTTCAAAGCCCAATGACATCGAGCTGTTTCAGATCGAGGACGAGACGTTCTTCATCATCGCAGACAGCTCTAAAGCTGGTCTGTCCACGGTATATAAATGGAACAGCAAAGGGTTCTACTCCTACCAATCTCTGCACGAGTGGTTCAGGGACACGGATGCAGAATTTGTTGACATAGACGGGAAGTCGCATCTGATTCTGTCCAGCCGCTCCCAGGTCCCCATCATCCTCCAGTGGAATAAAAGCTCTAAGAAGTTTGTCCCCCACAGTGATATCCCCAACATGGAGGATGTACTGGCCGTGAAGAGCTTTAGGATGCAGAATGCCCTCTACCTTTCCCTCACCCGCTTCATcggggactccagggtcatgaggTGGAATAGTAAGCAGTTTGTGGAGATCCAGGCTCTTCCATCCCGGGGGGCCATGACCCTGCAgcccttttcttttaaagataatcaCTACCTGGCCCTGGGGAGTGACTATACATTCTCCCAGATCTACCAGTGGGATAAAGAAAAGCAGCTATTCAAAAAATTCAAGGAGATTTATGTGCAGGCACCTCGTTCCTTCACAGCTGTCTCCACTGACaggagagatttcttttttgcaTCCAGtttcaaagggaaaacaaagatttttgaACATATAGTCGTTGACTTAAGTTTGTGAAGGGGTGACTGGTGAATTTAGAGACACGTAGCACTAGCTTTCACAAGAGAGGCCTGAGAAGCAAACAGAAGGCCAAGTTCAGAGCTCCACAATTAAAAACGCACTGGGGAAATAGAAGTTTTCAACATTTTAGAACTCGCATTTCAATCAGGGATTGCATTTATTGGCTAACTGCATGACATGTCCATTCTCCCATTTCAAAAGACATCTTAAAGCCTGTTATCTCTGAGAAAAGAGTAGAGTATTAACTCTTACCATCTAGGAAAGTaatgtgcttttttctttttcttttcttctttttttttaatgaggaaggAGGAAATCGGATAAGATGGGACAGTTCttatgatgaaattaaaaaaaaaaaaaaaaaagaccaaactaTGGGCCCTTCTCATTCCATTTTAGCAATCTTATTGGGTAAGAATGCTTAAAGCCAAAGTCAGCTGAAAAAATTTGCtgatgattcatttaaaaatctgataacACTCAGCAATGCTATTTTGAGTCATTTCAGTTTCCTGAATGCCCCTTCATAGCAGAACGTTGGCTGTTTCATTGGCTCGGGCGGATGCTTGTGATGGGGGGTGTTCACAAAATAACGTTGGGCATTGCTTCCTTTGCCACAAAGAAAATACTCTGCTGACACACTTCCAGGCCCAGCACGGGCCATAGGCCCATGAGTGAGACAAAGGCGGTTTCCCCTCTTCCTTGTGGTTCAGAGCCGACCTCGTGGCGCCCGGAGCAATATTGCTTTTAGATGCCCTCCATGACTTGGCTGCTTCCCTGAACCCATTCTTTGAGTTTGTGGGTAACCAGCAGACAGGCCAAAGACTGAACGGTGCTTTTCATCCCATCCTTTAAAGCAATAGAACAGGGCTTTCCAGCTGATGAGCGTTCGGTAGAATTTCTAAAGCAAGATTTTGTGGGATCAAAGAGGACTTTACACAAGTCTCGCTATACTTTGAAACCTAGAGGTGGCCCTTTGATTTGTGCATGTCTGTGCCCTCTGGGCAGCTTCCTGTTTCGAGTCATTGAGTACCAGCctaccttcctgcctccctgccttcctccctacTCCTTCGCCGGTCCTGCTTTGTTGATGGGCTGTTGCCCCCGCTGCCAATGCGGACAGGCTGGGGCACCACATTGCAGAACCCAGGGTGCTCCTGACGCTGGTGCCCCTTCCTTTCCCGGTAGTTTAGCTGAGGAGAACCCCCTGGGGCTCACACCCTGACGTGGGACCACGTACTGGCAGGGGGCTCATCCTGAATAGGCTGaggcggggggcaggggcgggcTCGGGCTGATCACTGGGGACCAGCTTTGGAGCTAGACACACTGCATCCCACAGACCAGGTCTGCGCTCAGGGGGCCAGAGGGTCCATTTCAAACTGGCCTTCTCTGGTGTGGATTATTGGGAAGCCCATGGGGTCTGGTTTTGTGGAAGCTTCCCAGTGGATGCCTAATTAGCTGGTTCTCTTGAAGTGGATTTTAGGAGTGGCTCTCAAAGAGCCACCCAACAGCGTCTCTGGTAGCCCCCAGACCAGCACAATCATGTTGTACTGGAGAGTTAATGATCATTTGCCAAGTCATGAGTAGGTAGATGTTTTGCCGCAGATCTGAGCACGGTGTTGTTTCTGGTTGAAGCAATGCAGATCAAGGCAATGAGTAGCCTCAATGCTGGCTACATTCGGGACTGCAGACTGAGGGCTTCCAGCCTAGGACACTGGGGATTTTAAAGAACTCGGTCACCCACACGGAGTATAGCGTTCCTGCTTGAAGCTTTCCTACTAGGCACCAGCCAAACAGGAAAAAAGTGGTTTGTTCTCATTTTTGAAGCATCAAAATCACCCTTCCACGTTCTTTTGCCTTCCTGGCTAATTTGCATTGACTGCAAATGCCCAGATCCCCGCATCATCGGCGGCTGAAAGTGGGACAGCTCTGCTATTCCTCTGGCTGTTGAGATGGGCAAGCAATTCTTTCTGGCACATGGAACCCCTCAGACAAGCCTGGGTAGAAAAACAGGCCCTTGGCAAACAAGGTAGGGGACATTTCGGCAGCCCTAGCACTTGTGCGAGCTCGAATGATGTTCCTGAGTCCAGCCACTTGCTGAGAAGGCAACCGGGGCATCTTTTTGCAAGGCTGCCCCTGGGGAACCGGACACCGGCTCCGCATCTTCCCCTCTGAGGGGGGAAGTGGCTGGAGAAACCGTCGGCATTCACCGTTGCCGAGAATGAATCTGGGAAACCGGGAAGCCCGGGGTGCGGGGCTGGGGACGGGGTGCTTGCCGAGTCCAGGGGAGACATTGGCCAGTGGACGAAAGATCTAAGGAACTGGAGGCAAGGTGAGGGCAAGAGGGCAGGTAGTCCACGCGGCTGCAGCCAGGTTCACTTTTCCTTCTTAAGAAATTAGACAAGATCAGAGTCTGCGGCCTCCAAGAGTCTCCGCACCGAGGGAGGAGGTATTTGTTCTGGCCGGCTTGCTAAAGGAGCGTAGATGTTCTTGGCGCGAGGTGGTGGAAGCTTTGCTTCATTAATCTCACTGCTCCATCCCAAGAATCCCTCCAGTTTTAAACAATTTCTGCAAGAAGCTTTTTCCCAGTAATAAtgtaagacaaaacaacaacaacaacaaaaaaaacccccaaaaaaccccaacaacaacaacagaaacccAAGGCAGAGAGACACGTGGGACCATCCCCTGTGGAGCCAGTTCTGCGAAGGACTGCTCTTGTCCATTCCTTTCCCTTCACCCATGGGTTGCCTTCTTGCTAGCTTGTTTCTTCTTTACAGTCTCTGTGGCTAGGGCTGAGCACCCCCACGTAGCCAAGTGGCCACGCCACACAGCCTTAAAGCATGGGATCAGGAACCGATCTCTCACGAAGACTAAAAACAAGCCTTTGGTGTGAACGGCAGGGTGTTCTCAGGCAACGGATAGTAAGCCCACCCTGCATTTCGGCAAAGCTTTATGTTCTTTCAGTGTACATTTGTGTCCATCTCATTTGTTCATAAATAGTTCAGTTTATTGGTGGGCAGGTATTCTAATTTCAGGAGAATGAAATCGGCGTAAAAAATCTAAGTCAGTCGCCTAATCATCCGGTAGTGAGGCAAAAGCAGAGCTTTGTCCTGCACAGCGggctttgtattttctttgtgacACTCTGACATTGCCTTCCAAATGAAGACTTTTTCTCATGATTCAGAATATAGCGGCACcttgagataaaataaaaaatacaacaaaatatgcGTAGCCAGAAGGAAAATAGTGTTGAACAGACACCATCTCATCAGCTGGTCCCTTTAACAATTAAACTCTACGGGATCGCTATTACTCGTGAGGCCCCACTCTTGAAAGTCTTCCAGAAGTTTCAGATAATGTTCTGTTCTAAAGAGGATTTCTAGCTGGCAGGGTTGCTTctccacacaccccccccccaccccccaatagCGGTGGGGCGATGTTGAGGTCGAGACACATCTGGTTCTTGTCACAACGTCCACAAGATAAACAAGAGAGTTCTATCAGAGAACAACTAAAAACTCGAATGCACGAGTGATGATGAATTGCTCCGGGTCATAATCAGCCTTCGGGGAGCACGCTGAAAATGCCAGTGTTGCATTTTTCTTCCCCATGGATTGAGAGGCTGTgtatttttaggaaagaaatcAGCGTGGGATGCTGGAGGTTTGGCTGCCAGGAACACTCACGATGGAAATTTCTCTGACCCGGGGTGTAATGAAAGAGAGATGAAGGTCTGCAGGAGGGGAGTCTCTTTGCATGCCACCTAAAGAAAATCTCTTTAGCCAGCTTCCTGATTCTTCCGAAAAGGTGTCAGCCCCTCTGCTCCGCAGTTTTGGAAGAGAGTTCTTTAATTAGGCAGTGGCCAAAGATTCTGTTGAGCAGGGCTCTGGAGTGGAATGCAATAATCTAGTTGTTGACGCGGTGAGTAAGGTGGTCCAGACTTAGGACAGTCTAAAGGGAATGGGCAGAAAAGCAGGGCAGATGGCTGTGGAGGAAACTCTTTTGGGAAAGTAGaaataaactggaagaaaaaaaggtcATCATGATTTCCTTTGCCTCAGCCAGGCAAGTAGAGGGTGGACCGACTAGGCAAATTAACAGCCAATTATTAACGAAGAGAGCCCATTGtaatgctaattgaaataagaaTTGTGTTGTAAAACTACTGAGATCTAAACCTAGCGAGTCGCTCTTATCCTTAACGTTACTCCATTACTTGTATCAGAATCTACCTTCT
It encodes:
- the LGI2 gene encoding leucine-rich repeat LGI family member 2, which translates into the protein PPGAQVRRLARCPATCSCTKESIICVGSSWVPRIVPGDISSLSLVNGTFSEIKDRMFSHLPSLQLLLLNSNSFTIIRDDAFAGLFHLEYLFIEGNKIETISRNAFRGLRDLTHLSLANNHIKALPRDVFSDLDSLIELDLRGNKFECDCKAKWLYLWLKMTNSTVSDVLCIGPPEYQEKKLNDVPSFDYECTTTDFVVHQTLPYQSVSVDTFNSKNDVYVAIAQPSMENCMVLEWDHIEMNFRSYDNITGQSIVGCKAILIDDQVFVVVAQLFGGSHIYKYDESWTKFVKFQDIEVSRISKPNDIELFQIEDETFFIIADSSKAGLSTVYKWNSKGFYSYQSLHEWFRDTDAEFVDIDGKSHLILSSRSQVPIILQWNKSSKKFVPHSDIPNMEDVLAVKSFRMQNALYLSLTRFIGDSRVMRWNSKQFVEIQALPSRGAMTLQPFSFKDNHYLALGSDYTFSQIYQWDKEKQLFKKFKEIYVQAPRSFTAVSTDRRDFFFASSFKGKTKIFEHIVVDLSL